Proteins encoded in a region of the Leopardus geoffroyi isolate Oge1 chromosome E2, O.geoffroyi_Oge1_pat1.0, whole genome shotgun sequence genome:
- the PSENEN gene encoding gamma-secretase subunit PEN-2 isoform X1, translating to MWQRLPSGGNRFHWGVVVRDPCICHLGSRLGSCPYRPSGRLRLSATMNLERVSNEEKLNLCRKYYLGGFAFLPFLWLVNIFWFFREAFLVPAYTEQSQIKGYVWRSAVGFLFWVIVLTTWITIFQIYRPRWGALGDYLSFTIPLGTP from the exons ATGTGGCAAAGGCTTCCAAGCGGAGGAAATAGGTTCCACTG GGGCGTGGTTGTTCGCGATCCCTGCATCTGTCACCTGGGGTCAAGGCTCGGCTCTTGCCCTTACAGACCCTCGGGACGACTCCGCCTCAGCGCAACTATGAACTTGGAGCGGGTGTCCAACGAGGAGAAGCTAAATCTGTGCCGGAAGTACTACCTGG gtGGGTTTgctttcctgccttttctctgGTTGGTCAACATCTTCTGGTTCTTCCGAGAGGCGTTCCTAGTCCCGGCGTACACAGAGCAGAGCCAAATCAAAGGCT ATGTCTGGCGCTCAGCTGTGGGCTTCCTCTTCTGGGTGATTGTACTCACAACCTGGATCACCATCTTCCAGATCTACCGGCCCCGTTGGGGCGCCCTTGGTGACTATCTCTCCTTCACCATACCCCTAGGTACCCCCTGA
- the PSENEN gene encoding gamma-secretase subunit PEN-2 isoform X2: MNLERVSNEEKLNLCRKYYLGGFAFLPFLWLVNIFWFFREAFLVPAYTEQSQIKGYVWRSAVGFLFWVIVLTTWITIFQIYRPRWGALGDYLSFTIPLGTP; the protein is encoded by the exons ATGAACTTGGAGCGGGTGTCCAACGAGGAGAAGCTAAATCTGTGCCGGAAGTACTACCTGG gtGGGTTTgctttcctgccttttctctgGTTGGTCAACATCTTCTGGTTCTTCCGAGAGGCGTTCCTAGTCCCGGCGTACACAGAGCAGAGCCAAATCAAAGGCT ATGTCTGGCGCTCAGCTGTGGGCTTCCTCTTCTGGGTGATTGTACTCACAACCTGGATCACCATCTTCCAGATCTACCGGCCCCGTTGGGGCGCCCTTGGTGACTATCTCTCCTTCACCATACCCCTAGGTACCCCCTGA
- the U2AF1L4 gene encoding splicing factor U2AF 26 kDa subunit encodes MAEYLASIFGTEKDKVNCSFYFKIGACRHGDRCSRLHNKPTFSQTIVLLNLYRNPQNTAQTADGSHCHVSDVEVQEHYDNFFEEVFTELQEKYGEIEEMNVCDNLGDHLVGNVYVKFRREEDAERAVAELNNRWFNGQAVHAELSPVTDFRESCCRQYEMGECTRGGFCNFMHLRPISRNLRRQLYGRGPRRRSPPRSHTGHRPRERNRRRSPDHRHGRF; translated from the exons ATGGCTGAATATTTAGCTTCGATATTCGGGACTGAGAAGGACAA GGTTAACTGCTCTTTTTACTTTAAGATCGGGGCCTGCCGGCACGGGGACCGGTGCTCCCGGCTTCACAACAAACCGACTTTCAGCCAG ACCATAGTGCTGCTCAACCTGTACCGGAATCCACAGAACACCGCCCAAACCGCAGACGGATCACACT gtcACGTGAGCGACGTGGAAGTGCAAGAACACTATGATAACTTCTTCGAG GAGGTGTTCACGGAGCTGCAGGAGAAGTACGGGGAGATTGAAGAGATGAATGTGTGCGACAACCTGGGGGACCACCTCGTGGGCAATGTCTACGTCAAG TTTCGGCGTGAGGAGGATGCAGAGCGGGCAGTGGCTGAACTCAATAACCGCTGGTTCAATGGGCAGGCAGTGCATGCTGAGCTATCTCCTGTCACCGACTTCCGGGAGTCGTGCTGTCGGCAATACGAGATGGG GGAATGTACCCGGGGTGGCTTCTGCAACTTCATGCACCTTCGGCCCATCTCCCGGAATCTTCGACGTCAGCTGTATGGGCGAGGACCCAGGCGCAG GTCACCCCCAAGGTCCCATACTGGTCACCGCCCCCGAGAAAGAAACCGAAGACGTTCCCCAGACCATCGGCATGGCCGCTTCTGA
- the IGFLR1 gene encoding IGF-like family receptor 1 produces MGPLRRLLTAALLLAQAAPQEASQHCGRLEYWNPDNRCCSSCLQRFGPPPCPDYEFSENCGFNDFADHVTYPFKECPFGQCNPNNAELCSPCGAGATAPAPAGSRSGTQRRCREKPVPPKEPCPLKSGKPRVYSSQEPSPSAISSVSSTPERNVTQQALPNFALPVVLVLMVLVLLVTSAVILLLAQRCHRRAKVLHPYPGLVCGDTNIHTVFSLPSSFPGSLETSDTGDKVSLVPLLGRELPSLASQPLSRLLDELEVLEELIVLLDPEPGPGGGMARGTTRHLAARYGVPAAWSTFAYSLRPSRSPLRALIEMVVAREPSASLGQFGTHLAQLGRADALQVLSKLG; encoded by the exons ATGGGGCCCCTACGCCGCCTCCTGACTGCGGCACTACTTCTGGCTCAGGCTGCGCCTCAGGAGGCCTCCCAGCACTGCGGGCGCCTAGAGTACTGGAACCCTGATAACCGGTGCTGCAGCAGCTGCCTGCAGCGCTTTGGGCCGCCCCCCTGCCCGG ACTACGAGTTTTCGGAAAACTGCGGATTCAATGATTTTGCCGATCACGTGACATACCCCTTCAAAGAGTGTCCCTTTGGGCAGTGCAACCCCAACAATGCGGAGCTATGTAGCCCTTGTGGCGCCGGAGCCACGGCCCCCGCTCCCGCAGGGAGCAGGAGCGGAACCCAGCGTCGCTGCAGAGAG AAGCCGGTCCCTCCCAAGGAGCCCTGTCCTCTCAAGTCTGGGAAACCCAGAGTCTATAGCTCCCAGGAGCCCAGCCCATCAGCGATTTCCAGTGTCTCCTCGACACCTGAACGCAACGTCACTCAGCAGGCCTTGCCGAATTTTGCCCTGCCAGTGGTGCTGGTTCTCATGGTGCTGGTTCTGCTGGTGACCTCAGCAGTGATCCTTCTGCTTGCCCAGCGGTGTCACCGCCGGGCAAAAGTCCTCCATCCCTACCCCGGTTTGGTTTGTGGCGACACCAATATCCATACGGTCTTCTCCTTGCCCTCGTCCTTTCCAGGCTCCCTGGAGACATCAGACACAGGGGATAAGGTCTCTCTGGTTCCACTCCTGGGCAGAG AACTGCCGAGTCTGGCATCACAGCCCCTGTCTCGCCTCCTGGATGAGCTGGAGGTGCTGGAGGAGCTGATAGTGCTGCTGGATCCTGAACCTGGGCCAGGTGGGGGGATGGCACGCGGCACCACGAGACACCTGGCAGCGAGGTACGGAGTGCCCGCTGCCTGGTCCACCTTTGCCTACTCACTGCGACCCAGTCGCTCGCCACTGCGGGCCCTGATCGAGATGGTGGTGGCAAGGGAGCCCTCTGCTTCTCTGGGGCAGTTTGGCACACACCTGGCCCAGCTGGGGCGGGCAGATGCGCTGCAGGTGCTGTCCAAACTTGGCTGA